In Pseudothermotoga hypogea DSM 11164 = NBRC 106472, the following are encoded in one genomic region:
- a CDS encoding NfeD family protein: MEPYIFWLILGVVLVVAEILTPTFFFFWFALGAFAAAGVSFVSGTIVQIITFMCVSGVLVLLTRPLAKKLTKSEPRKIHIDEIIGKEAIVIETIDNKQGKGLVKVNGEIWRAYSDSDDVTIEQGQKVTILKVEGAHVVVHKIERGGEA; encoded by the coding sequence ATGGAACCATACATCTTTTGGCTCATCCTCGGGGTCGTGCTGGTCGTGGCTGAAATCCTCACCCCTACGTTCTTCTTTTTCTGGTTCGCACTCGGTGCTTTCGCGGCGGCTGGTGTGAGTTTCGTTTCGGGCACGATCGTGCAGATAATCACCTTCATGTGTGTGTCTGGCGTTCTGGTCCTTTTGACCAGACCGCTGGCCAAGAAACTCACCAAATCCGAACCGAGGAAGATCCACATCGATGAGATAATAGGTAAAGAAGCGATAGTGATCGAGACCATAGACAACAAACAAGGAAAGGGCCTCGTGAAAGTCAACGGTGAAATTTGGAGGGCGTACTCCGATTCCGACGACGTGACGATCGAACAGGGTCAAAAGGTGACGATCCTGAAGGTGGAAGGTGCCCACGTGGTGGTGCACAAAATTGAAAGGGGTGGTGAAGCATGA